From one Streptomyces sp. SCSIO 30461 genomic stretch:
- a CDS encoding RHS repeat-associated core domain-containing protein, translating to MSSHRPAPPPQGGSPASHTPRAGSPSPAARRGRRRGRITVALIASFAALVTSIQLAPATSWAAAGGDTPPAPPRNFGYKTKTFQPADPAGYLPGELEVSPTGEATYTVPLTVPDGPGKTTPTLKLTYSSRSGNGLLGKGWSISGLSSINRCGRKFSTEGKQTGVHFQDKDGTDWDADRFCLDGQKLMAVNGDYGASGTEYRTEKETFTKVVSHDSDDSGPRWFQVWTRDGRIREYRMQTAARMSADKDAYHTATATTVRPAWLLTRESDRSGNSIDYTYTYDKAPFDSVADDLSLQLLPDEIRYSTPQGNTRRRYVKFQYEDRPDDKGFAWQSGVRQHLHKRLAAVEMHGPNPDTTQLLWSYRLDYETGQWSKHSRLSSVQKCGHRGGCLWKKKFSYSDQESAPFKVEKVVDEFFPDGTDDLPFQPMVRPVDMSGDGADDLAFSDGRAAWFGKEELTFKWGEKAETGSVSPVSSMAWPMVSGFGNAADVEYDMASSRPVDLNADGQIEFVVRRRASEDEINGTFDLVQWDMLFRKPASSVKGFDKFSLPKADSVDFGDLNGDGLPDMIWSKADEDHSRTWRFQINEGTKFSSSRVLPLQGSNKRLSFVDVDGDGRIDINDGTRVVGLRDDGSIRNDPAGKRYPVPATPLPDSTPLATAPDTLVWGDVNGDGLLDAASVHWTDEDGVSEIRVRYSTGAGFGPAVRLSVLPEFPQARWGPERDMGVRVADMDRDGRDDFVIFHGKTESNPWGENYAGITILYATGARKQLTDAATSFRGWRLSQLGDFDGDGWTDIVTYDDGGLDVLTNGGQAVDLLTEVSDEHSSWPREKITYATEWSSQPRAVNAAPGAYPTVPLRQRGMMFARKVESRAHWLHPASAELDASKTRVMEYSYENPMLDLRGRGFLGFGSVRVWDSQRPSETVTEYDNLTRVSGKYYPFAQVPRTVTTATPILDGDRKIKNPGEANARVTRTTFTYAVNNSGGKTYWTHPADSALDGESGSKKYNKKVEEWEQPVTIDWNLDDERSPAPRTHIYDVSWLPAAHDFARVTYYASDTDGWGNVRKSQRRTENAEASKRGVTEEMATDYETRVGDWLLGLPTKTATTRIEADDTPDKPHRTTRTVEHDYDDAGRPTTTWVERGNPDPGVRRTTTTTYGDQGEVRHVKDESPGAPARSTHHEYAPLLGPDEKIYPSQVWSSHDKAEYRPSTWTITHPGFGVPLAEMDANGVETSTHYDDLGRVVRSRPAGQTPVATSYAAHSDSYQGVSGVETTTERGQEKSRIVTDALGRTVATLNQGFDGALLQTDTLYDRLGRVELVSRPHPANQSPSKWTKNVRDSLDRLLTTTGPDGRTVRNTHTFFETRTFDAENNERRITTDLDGRTVSSVNIKGHDGKDVPTAYQYEPFDVQEKVTAPGNRVTVREFDTLGRATRVTEPNTGTTGVAYNGFGDPTRQSRSEDGGIGRTYTYDDLGRKTAVVDYANHGADTAATTTWEWDSSPHGIGKLASTTSPDDVTTAYRYDSYSRVAGTDYTDPAGTVYSVDQTYTPDTGKTATLVYPAAEDGRRLTIKNTYNPYGHLTSIADATPGGTPVPVLRNLWTVKSRTDDLALEHGTLGQQDTFGDEADVERAYEPGSGRLKSITVTRGEDTPVMDLHYTYYGNGLTKTRVDDRNHRKESFTYDPMARLTDWTLATHTDDATSADVGGRTVRYGYTIGGDLTQVSINGDIVEANSYTDPSHPDAVTGYAGPTRVGAYTYDALGRQKTGAGRTWSYRSLNLLPSTITAGDTKWRFTYDADGSRFSKSDGTHTTTYIGGIYEKRQKGDKASHIYHVSGPDGPVAEIAYAAGSKPQVTYTQPDALGSTSAVIAPGGQVSTTFYEPFGHTTEADGAPTTGPTGGVRRGFTGHEHDSDLGLINMKGRLYDPATRRFTTPDPVNGNPLFGQRWNPYSYVNNNPLNSTDPTGYDPSLGESGNGPGFEIPDIEIPEIETPDVSASTPPLAQCYACIGNLAVAAPEEPTQSTEDSFTSAAGEGSTAEFVLAPITFQIEWRSSIDLLGGMTLSLSPLAPPNIFGSAASDEVPPAMESPGGGRIQDKSSPDPADLVKYPGTGVYLHKLVAEQWQKLVASARADGIPAPYLVPGDGYRPRDSGIQEAKWAEALKKYGDEATARLWVAKPGGSAHHSGRALDFNNGYPTDSEYLPQHKTTAAYQWMLRNAERFGFYEYKAIPGTPAKGEPWHWEYNPPMKK from the coding sequence ATGTCGTCTCACAGACCCGCGCCACCCCCTCAAGGGGGGAGCCCGGCATCGCACACCCCGCGCGCCGGGTCCCCTTCACCCGCGGCAAGGCGGGGAAGGCGACGAGGACGGATCACGGTCGCTCTGATCGCCTCCTTCGCCGCCCTGGTCACCTCGATCCAGCTGGCGCCTGCCACGAGTTGGGCCGCGGCCGGGGGAGACACCCCTCCTGCGCCGCCGAGGAACTTCGGCTACAAGACGAAGACCTTCCAGCCGGCCGATCCAGCCGGATATCTTCCGGGCGAGTTGGAGGTCTCGCCCACGGGCGAGGCGACCTACACGGTGCCGCTCACCGTCCCGGACGGCCCTGGCAAGACGACTCCGACCCTGAAGCTGACGTACTCCAGCCGCAGCGGCAACGGCCTGCTCGGCAAGGGCTGGTCGATCAGCGGCCTGTCGAGCATCAACCGCTGCGGCAGGAAGTTCTCCACCGAGGGCAAGCAGACCGGCGTCCACTTCCAGGACAAGGACGGCACCGACTGGGACGCCGACCGCTTCTGCCTGGACGGCCAGAAACTCATGGCCGTCAACGGCGACTACGGGGCCTCCGGCACCGAGTACCGGACCGAGAAGGAGACCTTCACCAAGGTGGTCTCCCATGACAGCGACGACTCCGGACCCCGCTGGTTCCAGGTGTGGACCCGCGACGGACGGATCCGCGAATACCGGATGCAGACCGCCGCACGCATGTCCGCCGACAAGGACGCCTACCACACCGCCACAGCCACGACCGTACGACCGGCATGGCTGCTGACCCGCGAGAGCGACCGCTCCGGCAACAGCATCGACTACACCTACACCTACGACAAAGCCCCCTTCGACAGCGTCGCCGACGACCTCAGCCTGCAACTCCTCCCCGACGAGATCCGCTACTCCACCCCCCAGGGGAACACCCGTCGGCGGTACGTGAAGTTCCAGTACGAAGATCGCCCGGACGACAAGGGCTTCGCCTGGCAATCCGGCGTACGCCAGCACCTGCACAAGCGCCTGGCAGCCGTCGAGATGCACGGACCCAATCCCGACACCACGCAACTGCTGTGGAGCTACCGCCTCGACTACGAGACCGGCCAGTGGTCCAAGCACAGCCGCCTGTCCTCCGTCCAGAAGTGCGGCCACCGCGGCGGCTGCCTGTGGAAGAAGAAGTTCAGCTACAGCGACCAGGAGTCCGCCCCCTTCAAGGTGGAGAAGGTCGTGGACGAGTTCTTTCCCGACGGGACGGACGACCTCCCCTTCCAGCCCATGGTGAGACCCGTTGACATGTCAGGTGACGGTGCGGACGACCTGGCCTTCTCCGACGGCAGGGCGGCGTGGTTTGGGAAAGAAGAACTTACCTTCAAGTGGGGAGAAAAGGCTGAAACCGGCTCGGTGAGCCCTGTGTCCAGCATGGCATGGCCTATGGTCTCCGGCTTCGGAAACGCAGCCGACGTTGAATATGACATGGCGTCAAGCCGACCGGTGGACCTCAACGCTGACGGGCAGATCGAGTTTGTTGTCCGAAGGCGTGCGTCCGAGGATGAAATCAACGGGACCTTCGACCTCGTTCAGTGGGACATGCTGTTCCGCAAGCCGGCTTCCTCGGTTAAGGGTTTCGATAAGTTCAGCCTCCCGAAAGCCGATTCCGTCGACTTCGGGGACCTCAACGGTGATGGGCTCCCCGATATGATCTGGAGCAAGGCCGACGAGGACCATTCGCGGACGTGGAGATTCCAGATCAACGAGGGGACGAAATTCTCCAGTTCTCGAGTCCTTCCACTCCAGGGGAGCAATAAGCGCCTGTCCTTCGTGGACGTGGATGGGGACGGGCGGATCGACATCAACGACGGAACGCGGGTCGTCGGGCTGAGAGACGACGGATCGATCCGCAACGACCCCGCGGGCAAGCGATACCCGGTGCCCGCCACTCCGCTTCCCGACTCCACCCCTCTCGCGACAGCCCCTGACACGCTCGTGTGGGGCGATGTCAACGGCGACGGCCTGCTGGACGCGGCGTCGGTTCACTGGACGGACGAAGATGGAGTAAGCGAGATACGCGTCCGCTACAGCACAGGTGCAGGTTTCGGGCCGGCTGTACGCCTTTCCGTGCTTCCCGAATTCCCGCAAGCCCGCTGGGGGCCAGAACGAGACATGGGGGTGCGCGTCGCGGACATGGACCGCGACGGCCGGGACGATTTCGTCATCTTCCACGGCAAGACCGAGTCCAATCCGTGGGGGGAGAACTATGCGGGCATCACGATTCTGTACGCGACGGGCGCTCGCAAGCAGTTGACCGATGCTGCCACGTCCTTCCGCGGCTGGAGGCTTTCCCAGCTCGGGGATTTCGACGGCGACGGCTGGACCGATATCGTCACCTACGACGATGGCGGCCTGGACGTGCTCACCAACGGCGGCCAGGCGGTGGATCTGCTGACCGAGGTGTCCGACGAGCACAGCTCCTGGCCTCGGGAGAAGATCACCTACGCCACGGAGTGGTCCAGTCAGCCACGTGCCGTGAACGCGGCGCCCGGCGCCTACCCGACGGTGCCGTTGCGTCAACGCGGGATGATGTTCGCGCGGAAGGTCGAGTCCCGCGCGCACTGGTTGCATCCGGCGAGCGCGGAGCTGGATGCGTCGAAGACGCGGGTCATGGAGTACTCGTACGAGAACCCGATGCTGGATCTCCGCGGCCGCGGGTTCCTGGGATTCGGCAGTGTGCGTGTGTGGGATTCCCAGCGCCCTTCGGAGACGGTGACCGAGTACGACAACCTCACGCGTGTGAGTGGAAAGTACTACCCGTTCGCCCAGGTGCCGCGCACGGTCACCACGGCCACGCCGATCCTGGACGGTGATCGGAAGATAAAGAATCCGGGTGAGGCGAACGCCCGCGTGACCCGGACCACCTTCACGTACGCCGTCAACAACTCGGGCGGCAAGACCTACTGGACGCACCCGGCCGACAGCGCGCTGGACGGAGAATCCGGCAGCAAGAAGTACAACAAGAAGGTCGAGGAGTGGGAGCAGCCGGTCACGATCGACTGGAACCTGGACGATGAACGCAGTCCCGCTCCCCGCACCCACATCTACGACGTGAGTTGGCTGCCGGCTGCCCACGACTTTGCCCGGGTGACCTACTACGCGAGCGACACCGACGGGTGGGGGAACGTCCGCAAGAGCCAGCGCAGGACCGAGAACGCCGAGGCCTCCAAGCGCGGGGTGACCGAGGAGATGGCCACCGACTACGAAACCCGGGTCGGCGACTGGCTGCTGGGTCTGCCCACGAAGACCGCTACCACCCGGATCGAGGCCGACGACACCCCGGACAAGCCCCATCGCACCACCCGTACCGTCGAGCACGACTACGACGACGCGGGCCGGCCGACCACGACGTGGGTGGAGAGGGGCAACCCCGACCCCGGGGTCCGCCGCACCACCACCACCACCTATGGCGACCAGGGCGAAGTGCGGCACGTCAAGGACGAGTCCCCCGGCGCTCCGGCCCGGTCGACGCACCACGAGTACGCGCCGCTTCTGGGCCCGGATGAGAAGATCTACCCGTCCCAGGTGTGGTCCTCGCACGACAAGGCCGAGTACCGGCCCAGCACCTGGACCATCACCCATCCCGGCTTCGGCGTGCCGTTGGCGGAGATGGACGCCAACGGCGTGGAGACCTCGACCCACTACGACGACCTGGGACGTGTCGTCCGCAGCCGGCCCGCCGGACAGACGCCCGTGGCCACCTCGTACGCCGCCCACTCCGACAGCTACCAGGGTGTCAGCGGTGTGGAGACCACGACCGAGCGCGGACAGGAGAAGAGCCGGATCGTCACCGACGCGCTGGGCCGCACGGTCGCCACCCTGAACCAGGGCTTCGACGGCGCCCTGCTGCAAACGGACACCCTCTACGACAGGCTCGGCCGCGTCGAGCTGGTCTCGAGGCCCCACCCGGCGAACCAGTCCCCGTCGAAGTGGACCAAGAACGTCCGCGACTCCCTGGACCGGCTGCTGACCACCACGGGCCCGGACGGGAGAACCGTCCGCAACACCCACACCTTCTTCGAGACACGCACCTTCGACGCGGAGAACAACGAACGCCGCATCACCACGGACCTGGACGGGCGCACCGTCTCCAGCGTGAACATCAAGGGCCACGACGGCAAGGACGTGCCCACGGCCTACCAGTACGAGCCGTTCGACGTCCAGGAGAAGGTCACCGCACCCGGCAACCGGGTCACCGTCAGAGAGTTCGACACCCTGGGCCGGGCCACCCGCGTCACCGAACCCAACACCGGAACCACCGGCGTCGCCTACAACGGCTTCGGCGACCCCACCCGCCAGTCCCGCTCCGAGGACGGCGGCATCGGACGCACCTACACCTACGACGACCTGGGCCGTAAGACCGCCGTGGTCGACTACGCCAACCACGGCGCGGACACCGCTGCCACCACCACCTGGGAATGGGACAGCAGCCCGCACGGCATCGGCAAGCTCGCCAGCACCACCAGCCCCGATGACGTCACCACCGCCTACCGATACGACTCCTACAGCCGGGTGGCCGGAACCGACTACACCGACCCGGCCGGGACTGTCTACAGCGTCGACCAGACCTACACCCCCGACACCGGCAAGACGGCGACCCTCGTCTACCCCGCGGCCGAGGACGGCCGACGACTCACGATCAAGAACACCTACAACCCCTACGGGCATCTGACGTCGATCGCCGACGCCACACCGGGCGGAACGCCCGTCCCAGTCCTCAGAAACCTGTGGACGGTCAAGTCCCGTACCGACGACCTGGCTTTGGAACACGGCACCCTCGGCCAACAGGACACCTTCGGCGACGAGGCCGACGTCGAACGCGCCTACGAACCCGGCAGCGGCCGCCTCAAGAGCATCACCGTCACCCGCGGTGAAGACACCCCGGTCATGGACCTGCACTACACCTACTACGGCAACGGACTCACCAAGACCCGCGTCGACGACCGCAACCACCGCAAGGAGAGCTTCACCTACGACCCCATGGCCCGGCTCACCGACTGGACCCTGGCCACCCACACCGACGACGCCACCTCTGCCGACGTCGGCGGCCGCACCGTCCGCTACGGCTACACCATCGGCGGCGACCTCACCCAGGTCTCCATCAATGGCGACATCGTCGAGGCCAACAGCTACACCGACCCCTCCCACCCCGACGCCGTCACCGGCTACGCCGGCCCCACCCGAGTCGGCGCCTACACCTACGACGCTCTCGGCCGCCAGAAGACGGGCGCCGGACGGACCTGGAGCTACCGCTCCCTGAACCTCCTGCCCTCCACCATCACCGCCGGCGACACCAAGTGGAGGTTCACCTACGACGCCGACGGAAGCCGCTTCTCCAAGTCCGACGGCACCCACACCACCACCTACATCGGCGGCATCTACGAAAAGCGTCAGAAGGGCGACAAGGCAAGCCACATCTACCACGTCAGCGGGCCCGACGGACCCGTCGCCGAGATCGCCTACGCCGCGGGGAGCAAGCCGCAGGTCACCTACACCCAGCCCGACGCCCTCGGCAGCACCTCCGCCGTCATCGCCCCGGGCGGGCAAGTGAGCACCACCTTCTACGAGCCCTTCGGGCACACCACCGAAGCGGACGGCGCACCCACCACCGGCCCGACCGGCGGTGTCAGGCGCGGATTCACCGGGCACGAGCACGACTCCGACCTCGGCCTGATCAACATGAAGGGCCGCCTCTACGACCCCGCCACCCGCAGGTTCACCACCCCCGACCCCGTCAACGGCAACCCGCTGTTCGGCCAGCGGTGGAACCCCTACAGCTACGTCAACAACAACCCCCTCAACAGCACCGACCCCACCGGCTACGACCCCAGCCTCGGGGAGAGCGGCAACGGGCCGGGCTTCGAAATCCCGGACATCGAGATCCCGGAAATTGAGACTCCAGATGTGTCGGCATCCACGCCACCCCTCGCCCAGTGCTACGCCTGCATCGGGAATCTCGCAGTCGCGGCCCCGGAGGAGCCCACGCAGTCAACGGAAGATTCCTTCACTTCGGCGGCTGGCGAGGGAAGTACCGCGGAATTCGTCCTCGCACCGATCACCTTCCAGATCGAGTGGCGGTCATCCATAGATCTTCTGGGGGGTATGACGTTGTCTCTCTCGCCGCTGGCCCCCCCGAACATTTTTGGCTCAGCGGCCAGTGACGAAGTCCCGCCTGCTATGGAAAGTCCAGGAGGTGGCCGCATACAGGACAAGAGCAGCCCCGACCCGGCGGACCTGGTCAAGTATCCCGGGACGGGCGTCTACCTTCACAAGCTTGTGGCAGAGCAGTGGCAGAAGCTGGTGGCATCCGCACGAGCGGATGGAATTCCGGCTCCCTACCTCGTGCCGGGTGACGGCTACCGCCCGCGAGACTCGGGCATCCAAGAGGCCAAGTGGGCGGAGGCGCTGAAGAAGTATGGCGACGAGGCCACGGCAAGACTGTGGGTGGCGAAGCCGGGGGGAAGTGCGCACCACTCTGGCAGGGCACTCGATTTCAACAACGGATACCCAACCGATTCCGAGTACCTCCCTCAGCACAAGACGACCGCCGCATACCAGTGGATGCTGCGAAATGCGGAAAGGTTTGGCTTCTATGAATACAAGGCAATTCCAGGAACTCCAGCTAAAGGTGAACCATGGCACTGGGAATACAACCCGCCGATGAAGAAGTGA
- a CDS encoding transposase, translating to MQATEWDHRLAVRADGKNLTGHAGVVLLRKVADRVGLATVLSAALPKGTGPGWRDRGMALVQLACAIVLGATNILEAEQLQHHWKSLFPRPVSDSTLRRTLEAIDGPVAARIERVRAVVRRMVWTVLALRPGGFPWIAVCGRELTGWYVLDLDATIVTCSSKKEGAAGTFKGSFGHMPLGAWVANTRECVAMLLRPGNAPPNDVDDHKSVLASAFGQLPLPLWSKLLIRIDGAAFSHDVLGHLQSLTTSRRRVRWVTGWAINDADEKAITRLPEKVWTAALRQDGQLHEIKGPDGEWLSYQVAELTWVRDLTGWPEGMRLIVRRVKPSRRDAKKLTAFEKRTGWRYRIVATNIPSHQGLSGVPGSGQVWFVDALYRDHAEVDDRARTGRGQS from the coding sequence GTGCAGGCTACCGAATGGGATCACCGGCTTGCCGTGCGGGCCGATGGCAAGAACCTGACCGGCCACGCGGGCGTGGTGCTGCTGCGGAAGGTCGCCGACCGCGTCGGCCTGGCCACCGTGCTCAGCGCGGCGCTGCCGAAGGGCACCGGGCCTGGCTGGCGTGACCGGGGCATGGCGCTGGTCCAGCTGGCCTGCGCGATCGTGCTCGGCGCGACGAACATCCTGGAAGCCGAGCAACTACAGCACCACTGGAAGAGCCTGTTCCCGCGGCCGGTCTCGGACAGCACCCTGCGCCGCACTCTGGAGGCGATCGACGGTCCGGTGGCGGCGCGGATCGAGCGCGTGCGCGCCGTGGTCCGGCGCATGGTGTGGACCGTGCTCGCCCTGCGCCCCGGCGGCTTCCCTTGGATCGCGGTGTGCGGCAGAGAACTCACCGGCTGGTACGTCCTCGACCTCGACGCCACCATCGTGACCTGTAGCAGCAAGAAGGAGGGTGCGGCCGGCACCTTCAAGGGCAGCTTCGGCCACATGCCGCTGGGAGCGTGGGTGGCCAACACCCGCGAGTGTGTCGCCATGCTGCTGCGACCCGGCAACGCGCCGCCGAACGATGTCGACGACCACAAGAGTGTCCTGGCCTCGGCGTTTGGGCAGCTCCCGCTGCCGCTGTGGTCGAAGCTGCTGATACGGATCGACGGCGCGGCCTTCAGCCACGACGTCCTCGGCCACCTCCAGAGCCTGACCACCAGCCGGCGCCGGGTGCGCTGGGTGACCGGCTGGGCCATCAACGACGCCGACGAGAAGGCCATCACCCGGCTGCCGGAGAAGGTGTGGACGGCGGCGCTGCGGCAAGACGGCCAACTGCACGAGATCAAGGGCCCCGACGGCGAATGGCTGTCCTACCAGGTCGCTGAGCTGACCTGGGTCCGTGACCTGACCGGCTGGCCCGAGGGGATGCGGTTGATCGTGCGCCGGGTCAAGCCCTCGCGCCGGGATGCGAAGAAGCTGACCGCCTTCGAGAAACGCACCGGCTGGCGCTACCGGATCGTCGCCACGAACATCCCCTCCCACCAGGGACTTTCCGGGGTACCCGGCTCCGGCCAGGTGTGGTTCGTCGACGCCCTGTACCGCGATCACGCCGAGGTCGATGACCGGGCGCGTACAGGCCGCGGGCAGTCGTGA